A single Nitrospira sp. DNA region contains:
- a CDS encoding PilZ domain-containing protein, producing the protein MARQLTCPQCQKDTVLRSCPQSPREHVASWIWISPFHCQECSYRFLACRIGLVEPKHAIDRREHLRIPVRLFLSFSGGKVRGEGIVMDLSMGGCIIKSDARVHVDDIFYLEIAISDQESPIEVAAMVRSISSRGIAFKFLRKAQDNKQLLAFIQSNAGATSTVLSKAVASSVAR; encoded by the coding sequence ATGGCTCGCCAGCTCACCTGTCCGCAATGCCAGAAGGATACGGTCTTGCGGTCATGCCCACAGTCGCCGCGGGAGCATGTCGCGTCATGGATTTGGATCTCGCCGTTTCACTGCCAGGAGTGCAGCTATCGGTTTCTGGCCTGCCGCATCGGGCTTGTGGAGCCAAAGCACGCCATCGATCGCCGTGAGCATCTCCGGATTCCGGTACGGCTGTTTCTCTCTTTTTCGGGGGGCAAGGTTCGGGGCGAAGGGATTGTGATGGATCTGTCGATGGGCGGCTGTATCATCAAGAGCGACGCCCGGGTCCATGTCGACGATATCTTCTATCTTGAAATTGCGATCTCGGATCAGGAATCTCCGATCGAAGTGGCGGCGATGGTCCGATCAATCAGTTCCCGCGGCATTGCCTTCAAGTTTCTGCGGAAGGCTCAAGACAACAAACAGCTGCTCGCCTTCATTCAATCCAACGCCGGGGCGACCTCGACGGTTCTGTCCAAGGCGGTGGCCTCCTCGGTCGCCCGCTAA
- a CDS encoding LemA family protein, whose translation MRRASVMNLAVGLVILFAGLMSGCGYNDLQGLDEDTKAAWSEVINQYQRRADLIPNLVATVKGYAEHEKETLEGVVKARAQATGIQVTPETLKDPAAFEQFQKAQAGLTTALGRLIAIAENYPNLKADQSFRDLQSQLEGTENRIAVSRKRYIDRVAEYNKMVRFFPTNLTAKFLLHMEEKPNFTVADEKAVAKPPEVKFN comes from the coding sequence ATGAGACGTGCGTCTGTGATGAATCTGGCAGTCGGCCTCGTGATCCTGTTCGCAGGATTGATGTCGGGCTGCGGCTATAACGATCTCCAGGGATTGGACGAAGATACCAAGGCGGCTTGGAGCGAGGTCATCAATCAGTATCAACGCCGGGCCGATCTGATTCCCAACCTGGTTGCGACGGTGAAGGGCTATGCCGAGCATGAAAAGGAGACGCTTGAAGGCGTGGTGAAGGCGCGGGCCCAGGCAACCGGTATCCAGGTTACGCCCGAGACCTTGAAAGATCCGGCCGCATTCGAACAGTTCCAGAAGGCTCAGGCCGGACTCACCACAGCGCTGGGACGGCTCATTGCCATCGCCGAGAACTATCCGAACTTGAAAGCCGATCAAAGCTTCCGAGACTTGCAGAGTCAGTTGGAAGGGACGGAGAACCGCATTGCCGTCTCACGCAAGCGCTATATCGATCGGGTGGCGGAGTACAACAAAATGGTCCGCTTTTTCCCGACCAACTTAACGGCAAAGTTTCTTCTCCACATGGAAGAGAAGCCGAATTTCACTGTGGCGGACGAGAAAGCTGTGGCGAAGCCGCCCGAGGTGAAGTTTAACTGA